The following proteins are encoded in a genomic region of Ostrea edulis chromosome 7, xbOstEdul1.1, whole genome shotgun sequence:
- the LOC125655705 gene encoding uncharacterized protein LOC125655705 isoform X2: protein MALGDKQPMENTTESSDPPRVKEGLFANLKSFFFTVPQDNEVFAPISPISKGKFSPIIDQEVDKFIASETGLDRLKHMYSYDPLTIFSADLYGVLSMATPVTLVSGVIIAGLRYPRAKEDFMKSPERGLVKFQRSNLRMARRYKYDIIALDVMKTSVRAAVKFGGFFTCILLVNQNLATYNNKSSPLYYAAGGAVAGAINKFFYGVRAMAAAGSIAGVMGLLYGGAFYLFLRQYDMTQDKFHWEDVKRRLEIGYETTKKSDEKGSNGPGS from the exons ATGGCATTAGGTGACAAACAGCCTATGGAGAACACAACAGAATCATCAGATCCACCCAGAGTAAAGGAGGGACTGTTTGCAAACTTGAAATCTTTCTTTTTCACAGTCCCACAGGATAATGAAGTATTTGCACCCATATCACCCATCTCAAAGGGCAAATTTTCTCCAATCATCGATCAGGAGGTTGATAAATTCATAGCAAGTGAAACTGGATTAGACAGGCTAAAACACATGTATTCATATGA TCCTCTGACAATATTTAGTGCTGACTTGTACGGTGTACTCAGCATGGCCACCCCCGTCACATTGGTCTCAGGTGTTATCATAGCAGGACTTCGATATCCCAGAGCGAAGGAGGACTTTATGAAAAGTCCAGAGAGGGGACTGGTCAAATTTCAGAGGTCAAACCTCAGAATGGCAAGA AGGTACAAGTATGATATAATTGCATTAGATGTCATGAAAACATCTGTCCGAGCAGCCGTTAAATTTGGAGGATTTTTCACATGTATTCT ACTGGTGAATCAGAATTTAGCCACTTACAACAACAAATCAAGCCCACTGTATTACGCAGCAGGAGGAG CTGTTGCTGGtgcaataaataaatttttctaTGGTGTACGAGCTATGGCTGCTGCAGGAAGCATCGCCGGTGTGATGGG GTTGCTGTATGGCGGTgcattttatctatttttaagaCAGTATGACATGACACAGGATAAATTTCACTGGGAAGACGTTAAGAGAAGACTTGAAATAGGG TATGAGACGACTAAGAAGTCAGATGAGAAGGGCAGTAATGGACCAGGGTCTTGA
- the LOC125655705 gene encoding uncharacterized protein LOC125655705 isoform X1 — MALGDKQPMENTTESSDPPRVKEGLFANLKSFFFTVPQDNEVFAPISPISKGKFSPIIDQEVDKFIASETGLDRLKHMYSYDPLTIFSADLYGVLSMATPVTLVSGVIIAGLRYPRAKEDFMKSPERGLVKFQRSNLRMARRYKYDIIALDVMKTSVRAAVKFGGFFTCILLVNQNLATYNNKSSPLYYAAGGAVAGAINKFFYGVRAMAAAGSIAGVMGLLYGGAFYLFLRQYDMTQDKFHWEDVKRRLEIGVRQLRLQYRKLIHLLWKKHQCENKTSIVRQRL, encoded by the exons ATGGCATTAGGTGACAAACAGCCTATGGAGAACACAACAGAATCATCAGATCCACCCAGAGTAAAGGAGGGACTGTTTGCAAACTTGAAATCTTTCTTTTTCACAGTCCCACAGGATAATGAAGTATTTGCACCCATATCACCCATCTCAAAGGGCAAATTTTCTCCAATCATCGATCAGGAGGTTGATAAATTCATAGCAAGTGAAACTGGATTAGACAGGCTAAAACACATGTATTCATATGA TCCTCTGACAATATTTAGTGCTGACTTGTACGGTGTACTCAGCATGGCCACCCCCGTCACATTGGTCTCAGGTGTTATCATAGCAGGACTTCGATATCCCAGAGCGAAGGAGGACTTTATGAAAAGTCCAGAGAGGGGACTGGTCAAATTTCAGAGGTCAAACCTCAGAATGGCAAGA AGGTACAAGTATGATATAATTGCATTAGATGTCATGAAAACATCTGTCCGAGCAGCCGTTAAATTTGGAGGATTTTTCACATGTATTCT ACTGGTGAATCAGAATTTAGCCACTTACAACAACAAATCAAGCCCACTGTATTACGCAGCAGGAGGAG CTGTTGCTGGtgcaataaataaatttttctaTGGTGTACGAGCTATGGCTGCTGCAGGAAGCATCGCCGGTGTGATGGG GTTGCTGTATGGCGGTgcattttatctatttttaagaCAGTATGACATGACACAGGATAAATTTCACTGGGAAGACGTTAAGAGAAGACTTGAAATAGGGGTAAGACAATTAAGATTGCAATACAGAAAACTTATACATCTGTTGTGGAAAAAACATCAATGTGAAAACAAAACATCTATTGTAAGACAGAGATTGTAA
- the LOC125655333 gene encoding uncharacterized protein LOC125655333, with protein MKRPMALFNFQLLFVVLVAEICYTANAFSVEELCKGHNDIRLAHDTECQLYYDCSSSEAPSFAKGEKYLRECKYPQLFSTRTLRCEDFQNVRCDRRKELKQACDYRANQCNGPNCISCKVMFPSCEGYDDGEHPHSTKEGSPWKMECYKERLMKTFIPDTFQRRPYRKIIKEV; from the exons ATGAAAAGACCGATGGCATTGTTCAACTTCCAACTTCTTTTCGTGGTATTAGTCGCTGAGATTTGTTATACAGCAAACGCCTTTTCAG TTGAAGAGCTATGCAAAGGACACAATGATATAAGATTGGCCCACGATACTGAGTGTCAGCTGTATTATGATTGTTCCTCGTCGGAGGCTCCAAGTTTTGCCAAGGGCGAAAAATATCTTCGTGAATGCAAATATCCCCAGCTGTTCTCGACACGCACGCTTCGGtgtgaagattttcaaaatgtacGATGTGACAGGAGAAAAGAGCTCAAACAAGCAT GTGACTACAGAGCAAATCAATGCAACGGACCAAATTGCATTTCCTGCAAAGTAATGTTCCCCAGCTGTGAAGGTTACGATGACGGAGAACATCCACACAGCACAAAAGAAGGAAGTCCCTGGAAGATGGAATGTTACAAAGAGAGACTGATGAAAACTTTTATTCCGGATACCTTTCAGCGCCGTCCATACAGGAAAATCATTAAAGAAGTGTGA